A DNA window from Streptococcus mutans contains the following coding sequences:
- a CDS encoding metal ABC transporter permease, producing MLNSILAYDFMQRALLAVVAISFFAPILGLFLILRRQSLMSDTLSHVSLAGVAFGVVLGISPTWTTLVVVTLAAVILEYLRTVYRHYMEIATAILMSLGLAISLIVMSKARNTSNVSLEQYLFGSIITISPEQVIALFIIAIIVLILTICFIRPMYILTFDEDTAFVDGLPVRLMSVLFNIVTGIAISLTIPAAGALLVSTIMVLPASIAMKLGKSFKTVIVLGILIGFIGMVSGIIISYLAETPASATITLIFITIFVFIGLMDRLVKD from the coding sequence ATGTTAAATAGCATTTTAGCTTATGACTTTATGCAACGTGCTTTATTGGCTGTTGTTGCAATCAGTTTTTTTGCACCAATTTTAGGATTATTTTTGATTTTACGTCGTCAGAGTTTAATGAGTGATACCTTGAGTCATGTCTCTTTAGCAGGTGTTGCTTTTGGTGTAGTATTAGGAATTTCTCCCACTTGGACAACTCTTGTAGTCGTCACGTTAGCAGCTGTTATACTTGAATATTTACGGACTGTTTATCGTCATTATATGGAAATTGCGACTGCTATTTTGATGTCACTAGGACTAGCTATATCTTTAATTGTTATGAGCAAAGCTAGGAATACTAGCAATGTCAGTCTTGAACAATATCTTTTTGGTTCTATTATCACCATCAGTCCTGAACAAGTTATTGCCTTATTTATAATTGCGATTATTGTTCTTATTTTGACAATTTGTTTTATCAGACCAATGTATATTTTGACTTTTGATGAAGATACTGCTTTTGTGGATGGTTTGCCAGTTCGTTTAATGTCTGTTTTATTCAATATTGTGACAGGAATTGCTATTTCCCTTACAATTCCGGCAGCAGGAGCTCTTTTAGTATCAACTATTATGGTTTTGCCAGCAAGTATTGCGATGAAATTGGGAAAAAGTTTCAAAACAGTTATTGTTTTAGGGATTCTAATTGGTTTTATTGGCATGGTTTCTGGAATTATTATTTCTTATTTGGCAGAAACACCTGCCAGTGCTACAATTACTTTGATTTTTATTACAATTTTCGTTTTTATTGGATTGATGGATCGATTGGTGAAAGATTGA
- the ispE gene encoding 4-(cytidine 5'-diphospho)-2-C-methyl-D-erythritol kinase — protein MEIIEKAPAKINLGLDIAGKYQDGFHELSMIMASVDLNDYLTITEIAEDKIVVESNNCKLPLNRKNDVYKAAHLLKRRYHISTGLKISLQKKIPICAGLGGGSNDAAATLRALNCLWKLNLSPKELIDVGFEIGSDVPYCIEAGCALISGKGEIVEPLATTLSTWVVLVKPDFGISTKTIFKEIDMATISRVDIPALKEALLANSYEDALQFMGNSLEDITIAKKPFIQKIKGRMIKCGADIALMTGSGPTVFALCRTEKRADRVVNSMKGFCKEVYKVRML, from the coding sequence ATGGAAATTATTGAAAAAGCTCCGGCTAAAATCAATCTTGGTCTTGATATTGCTGGAAAATATCAAGATGGTTTTCACGAATTGTCAATGATTATGGCCAGTGTTGATTTAAATGATTATTTGACTATTACAGAAATTGCTGAGGATAAGATAGTTGTAGAATCAAATAATTGCAAATTACCTTTAAACCGAAAAAATGATGTTTATAAAGCTGCTCATCTTCTAAAGAGGAGATACCATATCTCAACGGGGCTCAAAATATCTCTTCAAAAAAAGATACCTATATGTGCTGGTTTAGGCGGCGGGTCCAATGATGCTGCTGCAACTTTACGTGCTCTCAATTGTTTGTGGAAACTCAATTTATCACCAAAAGAACTAATTGATGTTGGTTTTGAAATTGGAAGTGATGTTCCTTATTGCATTGAAGCAGGCTGTGCTTTAATTTCAGGTAAAGGTGAAATTGTAGAACCTTTAGCGACTACTTTGTCAACTTGGGTGGTTTTGGTCAAACCTGATTTTGGAATTTCAACGAAAACAATCTTTAAAGAAATTGATATGGCAACAATTTCTCGAGTTGATATTCCTGCTCTAAAAGAGGCACTTTTAGCAAATTCTTATGAGGATGCCTTACAATTTATGGGGAATTCTCTTGAAGATATTACTATTGCTAAAAAACCTTTTATTCAAAAAATAAAAGGCCGTATGATAAAATGTGGTGCGGATATTGCTTTGATGACGGGAAGTGGACCAACCGTTTTTGCTCTCTGTCGAACGGAAAAACGAGCGGATCGTGTTGTTAATAGCATGAAAGGTTTTTGTAAGGAAGTTTATAAAGTTAGAATGTTATAG
- a CDS encoding zinc-dependent MarR family transcriptional regulator — protein MTLGQQIDALINQIILKAENHHELLIGSCQSDVKLTNTQEHILMLLSQEKSLTNSDLAKELNISQAAVTKAVKSLVGQEMLELIKDGTDARVTYFRLTKLAEPVAKEHEHHHVATLSVYDRISQKFSQKEKSVISRFLTALTKELEEE, from the coding sequence ATGACTTTAGGACAGCAAATTGATGCTTTAATCAACCAGATTATCTTAAAAGCTGAAAATCATCATGAACTGTTAATTGGCTCCTGTCAAAGTGATGTTAAATTGACTAATACTCAAGAGCATATTCTCATGTTATTATCACAGGAAAAAAGTCTAACTAATTCTGATTTGGCTAAAGAGTTAAATATTAGTCAAGCTGCTGTGACAAAAGCCGTGAAATCTCTTGTTGGGCAAGAAATGTTAGAATTAATAAAGGATGGAACAGATGCTAGGGTTACTTATTTTCGTCTAACGAAATTGGCGGAACCAGTTGCCAAAGAGCATGAACATCATCATGTTGCAACTTTATCTGTTTATGATCGTATATCACAAAAATTTTCTCAGAAGGAAAAGTCTGTGATTAGTCGCTTTTTAACGGCTTTAACTAAGGAATTAGAAGAGGAATAA
- the tyrS gene encoding tyrosine--tRNA ligase, with amino-acid sequence MTIFEELKARGLVFQTTDEEALKKSLDDGQVSFYTGYDPTADSLHLGHLVPILVMRHLQLAGHKPYALVGGATGLIGDPSFKDDERSLQTKETVENWVQSIRNQLERFIDFKHGDNKAQMVNNYDWMGKITFIDFLRDVGKYFTVNYMMSKESVKKRIETGISYTEFAYQIMQGYDFYVLNQEHAVTLQVGGSDQWGNMTAGTELIRRKANKTAHVITVPLITDATGKKFGKSEGNAVWLDADKTSPYEMYQFWLNVMDADAIRFLKIFTFLSLDEIEDIRVKFEAAPHERLAQKILAKEVVTFVHGQTAYQEAVKITEQLFAGHIKSLSAKELKQGLSNVPNYAVKSNDNHNIVELLVTAGIVNSKRQAREDLQNGAIYINGERIQDLTYNLSQQDKIDNELTVIRRGKKKYFVLTY; translated from the coding sequence ATGACTATTTTTGAAGAACTCAAAGCACGTGGCTTAGTCTTTCAAACCACTGATGAAGAAGCCCTTAAAAAATCATTAGATGACGGACAAGTTTCTTTTTACACAGGTTATGATCCAACAGCAGATAGCCTCCATTTGGGGCATCTCGTACCTATCCTTGTTATGAGGCATTTACAATTGGCTGGACATAAACCTTATGCTCTTGTGGGCGGTGCAACAGGCCTCATTGGCGATCCCTCTTTTAAAGATGATGAACGCAGTCTACAGACTAAAGAAACAGTGGAAAATTGGGTACAAAGCATTCGTAATCAATTAGAACGTTTCATTGATTTTAAACACGGTGATAACAAGGCTCAGATGGTCAATAACTATGACTGGATGGGAAAGATAACTTTTATTGACTTTCTTCGTGATGTCGGTAAATACTTTACTGTTAATTACATGATGAGTAAAGAATCTGTCAAAAAACGGATTGAAACAGGTATTTCATACACCGAGTTCGCTTACCAGATTATGCAGGGGTATGATTTTTACGTCCTTAATCAAGAACATGCTGTTACACTTCAAGTCGGAGGGTCTGACCAATGGGGAAATATGACTGCAGGAACTGAATTAATTCGTCGAAAAGCTAATAAAACAGCCCATGTCATTACTGTCCCATTAATCACAGATGCAACTGGTAAAAAATTTGGTAAGTCTGAAGGAAATGCTGTCTGGCTTGATGCTGATAAAACATCTCCTTACGAAATGTATCAATTTTGGCTTAATGTCATGGATGCTGATGCCATTCGCTTCCTCAAGATTTTTACTTTCCTATCTCTAGATGAAATCGAAGACATCCGAGTCAAATTTGAAGCAGCACCTCACGAACGTTTAGCTCAAAAAATATTGGCAAAAGAAGTTGTAACTTTTGTTCACGGGCAAACAGCCTATCAAGAAGCTGTCAAAATTACCGAACAACTTTTTGCAGGTCATATCAAGAGCCTCTCTGCAAAAGAACTTAAACAAGGACTTAGTAACGTTCCAAATTATGCTGTTAAGTCCAATGACAATCACAATATCGTTGAATTATTAGTGACGGCTGGCATCGTGAATTCTAAACGTCAGGCGCGTGAAGATCTTCAAAACGGGGCTATTTATATTAATGGGGAACGTATCCAAGATTTAACTTATAACTTATCTCAACAAGATAAAATTGACAATGAACTCACAGTTATTCGTCGTGGTAAGAAAAAATATTTTGTCTTAACTTATTAA
- the rpoB gene encoding DNA-directed RNA polymerase subunit beta has protein sequence MAGHEVQYGKHRTRRSFSRIKEVLDLPNLIEIQTDSFKDFLDTGLKEVFEDVLPISNFTDTMELEFVGYELKEPKYTLEEARAHDAHYSAPIFVTFRLINKETGEIKTQEVFFGDFPLMTEMGTFIINGAERIIVSQLVRSPGVYFNDKVDKNGKIGYGSTVIPNRGAWLELETDSKDIAYTRIDRTRKIPFTTLVRALGFSGDDEIIDIFGDSELVRNTIEKDIHKNPNDSRTDEALKEIYERLRPGEPKTADSSRSLLIARFFDARRYDLAAVGRYKINKKLNVKTRLLNQVIAENLVDPETGEILVEAGTEMTRSVIDSIADYLDGDLNKIVYTPNEYAVLTEPVVLQKFKVMAPNDPDRTVTVIGNASPDDKVRHLTPADILAEMSYFLNLAEGLGKVDDIDHLGNRRIRAVGELLANQFRIGLARMERNVRERMSVQDNEVLTPQQIINIRPVTAAIKEFFGSSQLSQFMDQHNPLSELSHKRRLSALGPGGLTRDRAGYEVRDVHYTHYGRMCPIETPEGPNIGLINNLSSYGHLNKYGFIQTPYRKVDRETGKVTNEIEWLTADEEDEFTVAQANSKLNEDGSFAEEIVMGRHQGNNQEFPASSVEYMDVSPKQVVAVATACIPFLENDDSNRALMGANMQRQAVPLIDPKAPFVGTGMEYQAAHDSGAAIIAQHNGKVVYSDADKIEVRREDGSLDVYHVTKFRRSNSGTAYNQRTLVRVGDSVEKGDFIADGPSMEKGEMALGQNPVVAYMTWEGYNFEDAVIMSERLVKDDVYTSVHLEEFESETRDTKLGPEEITREIPNVGEDALKDLDEMGIIRIGAEVKEGDILVGKVTPKGEKDLSAEERLLHAIFGDKSREVRDTSLRVPHGGDGVVCDVKIFTRANGDELQSGVNMLVRVYIAQKRKIKVGDKMAGRHGNKGVVSRIVPVEDMPYLPDGTPVDIMLNPLGVPSRMNIGQVMELHLGMAARNLGIHIATPVFDGATSDDLWETVKEAGMDSDAKTVLYDGRTGEPFDNRVSVGVMYMIKLHHMVDDKLHARSVGPYSTITQQPLGGKAQFGGQRFGEMEVWALEAYGASNVLQEILTYKSDDVTGRLKAYEAITKGKPIPKPGVPESFRVLVKELQSLGLDMRVLDKDDKEVDLRDLDEGEDDDVMHVDDLEKAREKQALEAAEFANSDEK, from the coding sequence TTGGCAGGACATGAAGTTCAGTACGGGAAACATCGTACGCGTCGTAGTTTTTCAAGAATCAAAGAGGTTCTTGATTTACCAAATTTGATTGAAATCCAAACGGACTCTTTTAAAGATTTCTTGGATACAGGTCTGAAGGAAGTTTTTGAAGATGTGCTTCCAATTTCCAATTTCACAGACACTATGGAATTAGAGTTTGTGGGTTATGAGTTGAAAGAGCCTAAGTATACATTGGAAGAAGCACGTGCTCATGATGCACATTATTCTGCCCCCATCTTTGTTACTTTCCGTCTCATCAATAAAGAAACTGGTGAAATTAAGACACAAGAAGTATTTTTTGGTGATTTTCCCTTGATGACTGAAATGGGTACTTTTATTATTAATGGTGCTGAACGTATTATCGTTTCTCAGTTGGTACGTTCACCAGGTGTTTATTTTAATGATAAAGTGGATAAAAATGGGAAAATTGGCTATGGTTCAACTGTTATCCCTAACCGCGGTGCTTGGCTTGAGCTTGAAACGGACTCTAAGGATATTGCTTATACTCGTATTGATCGTACTCGTAAAATTCCTTTTACGACGCTGGTTCGTGCACTCGGTTTTTCCGGGGATGATGAGATTATTGATATTTTTGGTGATAGCGAATTGGTTCGTAATACCATTGAAAAAGATATCCATAAAAATCCTAATGACTCTCGTACAGATGAAGCTCTCAAGGAAATTTATGAACGTCTTCGTCCGGGTGAACCTAAGACGGCAGATTCTTCACGCAGTCTTCTGATTGCACGTTTCTTTGATGCGCGCCGTTATGATTTAGCAGCTGTTGGCCGCTATAAGATTAATAAGAAGTTAAACGTCAAAACGCGTCTTTTGAATCAAGTCATTGCTGAAAACTTAGTAGATCCTGAAACAGGCGAAATTCTTGTTGAAGCTGGGACTGAAATGACACGCAGTGTAATTGATTCGATTGCAGATTATCTTGATGGAGATCTCAATAAAATTGTTTATACGCCAAATGAATACGCTGTTTTGACAGAACCTGTTGTTCTTCAAAAATTCAAAGTTATGGCTCCAAATGATCCAGACCGCACGGTTACTGTTATTGGTAATGCCAGTCCAGATGACAAAGTACGTCACTTGACACCAGCCGATATTTTAGCTGAAATGTCTTATTTCCTTAACTTGGCTGAGGGTCTAGGTAAAGTTGATGATATTGACCATTTAGGCAACCGACGTATTCGTGCTGTTGGTGAATTGCTAGCTAATCAATTTCGTATTGGTTTGGCACGTATGGAACGCAATGTTCGTGAACGCATGTCCGTTCAAGATAATGAAGTCTTAACGCCACAACAGATTATTAACATTCGCCCTGTAACAGCGGCAATTAAAGAGTTTTTTGGTTCTTCTCAATTGTCACAGTTCATGGACCAACACAATCCACTGTCTGAATTGTCTCATAAACGCCGTTTGTCAGCTTTAGGTCCTGGTGGTTTAACACGCGACCGTGCTGGTTATGAAGTCCGTGATGTGCACTATACGCATTATGGTCGTATGTGTCCAATTGAAACGCCTGAAGGACCAAATATTGGATTGATTAATAACTTGTCTTCCTATGGTCATCTTAATAAATATGGATTTATCCAAACACCATACCGTAAAGTTGACCGTGAGACAGGTAAAGTAACCAATGAAATCGAATGGCTTACTGCTGATGAAGAAGATGAATTCACTGTAGCTCAGGCTAACTCAAAACTCAATGAAGATGGAAGCTTTGCTGAAGAAATCGTCATGGGACGTCATCAAGGGAATAACCAAGAGTTTCCAGCAAGTTCTGTTGAATATATGGATGTTTCTCCTAAGCAGGTAGTTGCGGTAGCGACAGCATGTATTCCTTTCCTTGAAAATGATGACTCCAACCGTGCCCTTATGGGAGCTAACATGCAGCGCCAAGCTGTGCCATTGATTGATCCTAAAGCACCTTTTGTTGGAACTGGTATGGAATATCAAGCAGCCCATGATTCTGGAGCCGCTATTATCGCTCAACATAATGGGAAAGTGGTTTATTCCGATGCAGATAAGATTGAAGTTCGCCGTGAAGATGGCTCACTAGATGTTTATCATGTTACCAAATTCCGTCGTTCTAACTCTGGAACTGCCTACAATCAACGTACTCTTGTTAGGGTAGGCGATAGTGTTGAGAAGGGGGACTTTATTGCAGATGGTCCTTCTATGGAAAAGGGTGAGATGGCTCTTGGACAAAATCCAGTGGTTGCTTACATGACTTGGGAGGGTTACAACTTTGAAGATGCTGTTATCATGAGCGAGCGTCTTGTCAAGGATGATGTTTATACTTCTGTCCATTTAGAAGAATTTGAATCTGAAACTCGTGATACAAAGCTTGGACCTGAAGAAATTACGCGTGAAATCCCAAATGTTGGTGAAGATGCCCTGAAAGACCTTGATGAAATGGGAATTATTCGCATTGGTGCTGAGGTTAAAGAAGGTGATATTCTAGTTGGTAAAGTGACTCCTAAAGGAGAAAAAGATCTTTCTGCAGAAGAACGCCTCTTGCATGCCATTTTTGGTGACAAATCACGTGAAGTTCGTGATACTTCTCTTCGTGTACCTCATGGTGGCGACGGTGTTGTTTGTGATGTGAAAATCTTTACACGTGCTAATGGAGATGAACTTCAATCAGGTGTTAACATGCTGGTTCGTGTTTATATCGCTCAAAAACGTAAAATCAAGGTCGGAGATAAGATGGCCGGACGTCATGGTAACAAGGGTGTCGTTTCCCGTATTGTACCAGTGGAAGATATGCCATATCTTCCAGATGGAACACCTGTTGATATCATGCTTAATCCACTTGGGGTGCCATCACGGATGAACATTGGGCAAGTTATGGAACTCCATCTTGGTATGGCTGCTCGTAATTTGGGCATTCATATTGCAACGCCTGTCTTTGACGGAGCAACTTCTGATGATCTTTGGGAAACAGTAAAAGAAGCCGGTATGGATTCTGATGCTAAAACTGTTCTTTATGATGGTCGCACAGGGGAGCCGTTTGATAATCGTGTATCAGTTGGTGTTATGTATATGATTAAACTTCACCACATGGTTGATGATAAATTGCATGCACGTTCAGTTGGCCCTTATTCAACGATTACTCAACAGCCGCTTGGTGGTAAGGCTCAATTTGGTGGTCAACGTTTCGGAGAAATGGAAGTTTGGGCTTTGGAAGCTTATGGTGCCTCAAACGTTCTTCAAGAAATTTTAACTTATAAGTCAGATGATGTCACCGGTCGTCTTAAAGCCTATGAAGCTATTACAAAAGGTAAGCCAATTCCAAAACCAGGGGTACCAGAATCATTCCGTGTACTTGTGAAAGAACTGCAATCACTTGGACTTGATATGCGCGTTCTTGATAAAGATGATAAAGAAGTAGATCTTCGTGATCTTGATGAAGGCGAAGATGATGATGTTATGCATGTTGATGATCTTGAAAAGGCGCGTGAAAAACAAGCACTTGAAGCTGCTGAATTTGCAAATAGTGATGAGAAATAA
- the pbp1b gene encoding penicillin-binding protein PBP1B has protein sequence MSLLNKIKTKFKRNIKKPHFKKIDVTKFNLKILKRADYLDVASVFLRTFKLLSDFAYILILLIAFMGIGMGFGYLASQVESVKIPSKVNLVNQVSTFTRISKMTYSDKSIISTIDTDLLRTPIESRNISDNVKKAVIATEDENFKTHKGVVPKAVFRATLASVLGLGENSGGSTLTQQLLKQQVLGDDPTFKRKTKEIIYALALERYIGKDSILTNYLNVSPFGRNNRGQNIAGIEEAAKGIFGVAAKDLTIPQAAFLAGLPQSPITYSPYTADGKFKTKKDMEYGLKRSQNVLYNMYRTGVLSKVDYESYKKYDLRKDFKRPQASQTDSHDYLYYSVFEEAQKIMYDYLIKRDHVSSQDLKNDKTKTAYKEKALREIRLGGYTIATTINKMVYNAMQMAVAQHGASLDDGTGNVEVGNVLMDNSTGAILGFVGGRDYKSNQNNHAFDTARSPGSSIKPLLAYGPAIDQGLMGSSSMLSNYPTTFSSGQKIMHAGDEGTAMVNLQEALDVSWNIPAYWTYQMLLQKGVDVPDYMEKMGYNIPEYSIESLPLGGGVETTVAQQTNGYQTIANGGVYQKQYMIDKITDSKGKVIYQHEPKPVRVYSQATASILNDLLKGPISSGKTTTFKDKLKGLNSDLAGAEWTGKTGTTDDYTDVWLILSTPKTTLGGWAGHDNNASLDKMSGYNNNAQYMAYLVNAINQADPNILGTNQRFSLDPSVIKADVLKSTGLKPATVNVNGKNISLSGETTTSYWAKNGPGDTVYKFAIGGSDSDYQKAWASIGGK, from the coding sequence ATGTCCCTGCTAAATAAGATAAAAACTAAATTTAAAAGAAATATTAAAAAACCACATTTTAAAAAAATTGATGTAACAAAATTTAATCTTAAAATTTTAAAACGGGCAGATTATCTGGACGTTGCTTCTGTTTTTTTACGAACTTTTAAGTTACTATCTGATTTTGCTTATATTCTTATCCTTTTGATTGCTTTTATGGGAATCGGTATGGGTTTTGGCTATTTGGCAAGCCAAGTTGAGAGTGTTAAAATTCCAAGTAAGGTTAATCTGGTCAATCAAGTTAGTACTTTTACTAGGATTTCTAAAATGACTTACTCAGATAAGTCTATTATTTCAACAATTGATACCGATCTGTTAAGAACACCTATTGAGAGCCGAAATATTTCAGATAATGTAAAAAAAGCTGTCATTGCAACAGAAGATGAAAATTTTAAAACACATAAAGGTGTAGTGCCTAAGGCGGTTTTTCGAGCCACTCTTGCTTCTGTTTTGGGCTTAGGTGAGAATAGCGGCGGTTCTACTTTGACACAGCAATTACTGAAGCAGCAAGTTTTGGGAGACGATCCAACTTTTAAGCGTAAAACCAAGGAAATTATTTATGCTCTTGCCCTTGAACGTTATATTGGTAAGGACAGTATCTTAACCAACTATCTTAATGTATCTCCTTTTGGGCGAAATAACAGGGGGCAAAATATTGCTGGTATTGAAGAAGCTGCTAAAGGGATTTTTGGTGTTGCTGCTAAAGATTTGACAATCCCCCAAGCAGCCTTTTTAGCGGGATTGCCACAGAGTCCAATTACATATTCACCTTATACAGCAGATGGTAAGTTTAAAACTAAGAAGGATATGGAATATGGTTTAAAACGCTCTCAAAATGTTCTTTACAATATGTATCGTACGGGCGTTCTTTCTAAGGTAGACTATGAGAGTTATAAAAAATACGATCTTAGAAAAGATTTTAAGAGACCTCAAGCATCCCAAACAGATTCTCATGATTACTTATACTATTCTGTTTTTGAAGAAGCACAGAAAATTATGTATGATTATTTAATCAAACGGGACCATGTTTCTTCGCAGGATTTGAAAAATGATAAAACCAAGACAGCTTACAAGGAAAAAGCTCTACGTGAGATACGTTTAGGTGGCTATACGATTGCTACAACGATTAATAAGATGGTTTATAATGCTATGCAGATGGCAGTAGCTCAGCATGGTGCTTCTCTTGATGATGGAACGGGAAATGTTGAAGTTGGTAATGTTCTTATGGATAATTCGACAGGAGCTATTCTTGGTTTTGTCGGTGGCCGTGATTATAAGAGTAATCAGAATAATCACGCCTTTGATACTGCCAGATCTCCTGGTTCCAGTATTAAGCCTTTATTAGCTTACGGTCCTGCTATTGATCAAGGCTTAATGGGAAGTTCAAGTATGCTTTCCAATTATCCAACAACCTTTTCTAGTGGTCAAAAGATTATGCACGCTGGCGATGAAGGTACGGCCATGGTAAATCTGCAAGAAGCGCTGGATGTTTCTTGGAATATCCCAGCTTATTGGACCTATCAGATGTTGTTGCAAAAAGGTGTTGATGTTCCGGACTATATGGAAAAAATGGGCTATAATATCCCTGAGTACTCTATTGAGAGTCTGCCCTTGGGGGGCGGTGTTGAGACAACAGTAGCTCAACAGACCAATGGTTATCAAACGATTGCTAATGGTGGTGTTTATCAAAAGCAGTACATGATTGATAAAATTACAGATAGCAAGGGGAAAGTCATTTATCAGCATGAGCCTAAACCAGTTCGTGTCTATTCGCAAGCCACTGCCAGCATTTTGAATGATTTGCTTAAAGGACCAATTAGTTCAGGTAAAACAACGACTTTCAAGGATAAATTGAAGGGTCTCAATTCAGATCTTGCAGGAGCTGAATGGACTGGAAAGACAGGAACAACAGATGACTATACAGATGTTTGGTTAATCTTGTCTACTCCTAAAACAACACTTGGTGGTTGGGCTGGCCATGATAACAATGCTTCGTTAGACAAGATGTCAGGTTATAATAACAATGCCCAGTATATGGCATATCTAGTTAATGCCATTAATCAGGCGGATCCAAATATTTTAGGAACAAATCAGCGTTTTAGCCTAGATCCGAGTGTTATCAAAGCAGATGTCTTAAAATCAACCGGTCTCAAACCAGCTACTGTTAATGTCAATGGTAAGAATATTTCTCTTAGTGGTGAGACGACAACCAGCTATTGGGCGAAAAACGGTCCCGGAGATACCGTCTATAAGTTTGCTATAGGCGGTTCAGATAGTGATTATCAAAAAGCTTGGGCCAGCATTGGAGGTAAGTAG
- a CDS encoding sigma-70 family RNA polymerase sigma factor → MEEDFEIVFNKVKPIVWKLSRYYFIKMWTREDWQQEGMLILHQLLREHPELEEDDTKLYIYFKTRFSNYIKDVLRQQESQKRRFNRMSYEEVGEIEHCLSSGGMQLDEYILFRDSLLAYKQGLSTEKQELFERLVAGEHFLGRQSMLKDLRKKLSDFKEK, encoded by the coding sequence ATGGAAGAAGATTTTGAAATTGTTTTTAATAAGGTTAAGCCAATTGTATGGAAATTAAGCCGTTATTACTTTATTAAAATGTGGACTCGTGAAGATTGGCAACAAGAGGGAATGTTGATTTTGCACCAATTATTAAGGGAACATCCAGAATTAGAAGAGGATGATACAAAATTGTATATCTATTTTAAGACACGTTTTTCTAATTACATTAAAGATGTTTTGCGTCAGCAAGAAAGTCAGAAACGTCGTTTTAATAGAATGTCTTATGAAGAAGTCGGTGAGATTGAACACTGTTTGTCAAGTGGCGGTATGCAATTGGATGAATATATTTTATTTCGTGATAGTTTGCTTGCATATAAACAAGGTCTGAGTACTGAAAAGCAAGAGCTGTTTGAGCGCTTGGTAGCAGGAGAGCACTTTTTGGGAAGGCAAAGTATGCTGAAAGATTTACGTAAAAAATTAAGTGATTTTAAGGAAAAATAG
- a CDS encoding metal ABC transporter ATP-binding protein, with protein sequence MRYITVENLSYQYDAEPVLEGINYHLDSGEFVTLTGENGAAKSTLIKATLGILKPKIGSVIFSKKNVSGKPLRLAYLPQQIASFNAGFPSTVYEFVKSGRYPRNGWFRRLTKHDDEHIKVSLESVGMWENCQKPIGSLSGGQKQRAVIARMFASDPDIFVLDEPTTGMDTGTTETFYKLMHHSAHEHDKAVLMITHDPEEVKAYADRNIHLVRNQNLPWRCFNVHEKDREEENNVK encoded by the coding sequence GTGAGATACATTACTGTTGAAAATCTGTCTTATCAGTATGATGCAGAACCTGTTTTGGAAGGAATTAACTATCATTTAGATAGTGGCGAATTTGTAACTTTGACTGGGGAAAACGGAGCTGCAAAGTCAACTTTGATTAAAGCAACTTTGGGTATTCTTAAGCCTAAAATTGGCTCTGTTATTTTTTCTAAAAAAAATGTATCCGGAAAACCATTACGTTTAGCTTATTTGCCCCAGCAAATTGCCAGTTTTAACGCAGGTTTTCCTAGTACGGTCTATGAATTTGTGAAATCAGGACGTTATCCAAGAAATGGTTGGTTTAGAAGACTGACAAAGCATGATGATGAGCATATAAAAGTTAGTCTAGAGTCGGTTGGTATGTGGGAAAATTGCCAAAAACCTATCGGAAGTCTTTCTGGCGGACAAAAACAGCGTGCGGTTATTGCTAGAATGTTTGCTAGTGACCCTGATATTTTTGTCTTGGATGAGCCGACAACGGGAATGGATACAGGAACAACAGAGACCTTTTATAAACTCATGCATCATAGTGCTCATGAGCATGATAAAGCGGTTTTGATGATTACACATGATCCAGAAGAGGTTAAAGCATACGCAGACCGTAATATCCATTTAGTCAGAAATCAAAATCTCCCATGGCGTTGTTTTAATGTTCATGAAAAAGACAGAGAGGAAGAAAATAATGTTAAATAG